The genomic region TGCTGATGCGCCGCCCACAAACCTTTTCGCGCAGTTTGGGGCAAATGCTGACTGCCTTTATGCCTTGCTTTATGCGCGGTTTGAGCGTGGTCGGCACGCTTGCCATGTTTCTTATCGGCGGCGTACTGGTCGCCCACAACCTCGGCCTTCTGCACGATTTCCTGCACGCGCAACACTGGGACGCTGGCTGGGCGGAGTACTTCGCCAACCTCGTTGTCGGGCTGCTTTCCGGTTCGATTGCCTGCGCCCCCGCCTTGCCGCTGATGAATCGTTTCGGCAGGCATTGATTTCTTTTTCAAATACCGATGCCGTTTGAAAGATGTTCAGACGGTATCTTCCGAACAGACAGATGAATATGGTTTCCAAACTGGACAAATACTGGCAGCACCCCGCCCTCTACTGGCCTTTGCTCATCCTTTTTGCCGCCGCCACCCCCTTTACCTTCGCACCCTACTACCACTTTTGGCTGATGCCCTTGATTTTCGGTGCCTTCGTCCGCCTCATCGAACTGCGTCCGCGTTTTGCTGTCTCTTCCGCCTACCTGTTCGGCCTGACCGCATACACGACACAGTTCTACTGGATACACACCGCCCTGCACGACGTTTCCGGCCTGCCCGACCTCTATGCCGTACCGCTGACCTTCCTACTCCCCGCCTACCTTGCCCTTTATCCGGCACTGTGTTTCTGGCTGTGGAAAAAATTTACCCTGCCTCGGGGCATAAAAATCGGTTTGGTACTGCCCATCCTGTGGACACTGACCGAGTTTGCCCGCGAACGTTTCCTGACCGGATTCGGCTGGGGCGCAATCGGCTACTCCCAAATCACCCCGGACAGCCCGCTCGCCGGCTTTGCCCCATTTGGCGGCATCCACATGGTTACACTGGCAACCGCCTTTCTCGGTGTCTGGCTGGTTTTGGCGAGTGATAACACCGCACGTTCGGGCAAACGCCTGCTTCCAATTATCCTGATTGCCGCCCTGCTTGCCGCAGGCTACACCGCCCGACAAACCGACTTCACCCGCCCCGACGGCAGCCGCAGCACCGTCGCCCTGCTTCAAGGCAACATCGACCAAACCCTCAAATGGCGTGAAGACCAAGTCATCCCGACCATACAGAAATATTACGAACAGGTCGGCAAAACCACTGCCGACATCGTCATCCTGCCCGAAACCGCCATCCCCGTCATGCGCCAAAACCTGCCGGAAAACATACTGGCAAAATTTGCCGAACAGGCGCAAAACAACGGCAGCGCGCTCGCCGTCGGCATCAGCCAATACACTTCGGACGGCAACGGTTACGAAAACGCCGTCATCAACCTGACCGGTTATCAGGAAAACAATCAGGACGGCATCCCCTACTACGCCAAAAACCACCTCGTCCCCTTCGGCGAATACAAACCGCTGCCCTTCCTGACCACGCCGCTTTACAAAATGATGAATATGCCCCTTTCCGACTTCCGCAAAGGCGGCGGTAAGCAATCCGCCCTGCTGATGAAAAACCAAAAAATCGCCTTCAACATCTGTTACGAAGACGGATTCGGCGACGAACTGATTGCCGCCGCCAAAGATGCCACACTGCTTGCCAATGCCAGCAATATGGCGTGGTACGGAAAATCCAACGCCATGTACCAGCACCTCCAACAATCGCAGGCGCGGGCTATGGAACTCGGACGCTATATGGTCCGTGCCACCAACACCGGCGCAACCGCCATCATCTCCCCCAAAGGCAACATCATCGCCCAAGCCCAACCCGATACGGAAACCGTATTGGAAGGACACATCAAAGGCTATGTCGGCGAAACGCCCTATATGAAAACCGGCAGTTCATGGTGGTTGATGGGCATATTGACCCTAGCCGCACTGATTCTTTTCATCTTCCGAAACAAAGAACACTGATACCTGCACAGCCCGTCCAGACGGGCTGTCTTTTTTCAAACCGGCTGTTTACATACAACTACGTATGTAATATAATTCCGAAATCGGATTGAGCCATCAGGTTTACAAAATCAATCAAACCTGCCTTACAAAATTTTCCTGTCTTTCAAACCTTAGCGCATATCTCCTGCCAAACATACAAAATACAAGCCAAGCAGTGATATACTGCATCCCAACACAGCAAACCGCCGATACGCAGTTTCAGCCGAAAGGAAATGCCCCAAATGAATAACGCTTTCGCATTACCCGCCATCCAAAGCGGCAACGGCAGCCTCGAACAATACATCCACACCGTCAACAGCATCCCGATGCTGTCCCAGGAAGAAGAAACCCGCCTCGCCGAACGCCGGATAAAGGGCGACCTCAACGCCGCCAAACAACTCATCCTGTCCCACCTGCGCGTCGTCGTTTCCATCGCGCGCGGCTATGACGGCTACGGGCTGAATCAGGCAGACCTGATTCAGGAAGGCAATATCGGACTGATGAAGGCGGTCAAACGCTACGAGCCAGGTCGAGGCGCGCGTCTGTTTTCATTTGCCGTACACTGGATTAAAGCCGAAATCCACGAGTTTATTTTGAGAAACTGGCGTTTGGTTCGCGTTGCCACCACCAAACCGCAACGCAAGCTGTTTTTCAATTTACGCAGTATGCGTAAAAACCTCAACGCCCTGTCTCCCAAAGAGGCACAAGACATCGCCGACGATTTGGGTGTCAAACTTTCCGAAGTTCTGGAAATGGAACAGCGCATGACGGGACACGACATCGCCATCATGGCAGACAACAGCGACGACGAGGACAGTTTCGCCCCCATCGACTGGCTTGCCGACCACGATTCCGAACCGAGCCGACAACTATCGAAACAGGCGCATTACGCCCTGCAAACAGAAGGTTTACAAAACGCTTTGGCGCAACTGGATGACAGGAGCCGCCGTATTGTGGAAAGCCGCTGGCTTCAAGACGACGGCGGGCTGACGCTGCACCAGCTTGCTGCAGAATACGGCGTCTCTGCCGAGCGCATCCGCCAGATTGAAGCAAAAGCCATGCAGAAACTGCGTGGTTTCCTGACCGAAGAAGCCGAAGCGGTTTGAAATAGACATAATTAAACACCCGACAAGCCGGTTTGTCGGGTGTTTTTTTATAATAGAAACCCCAATGAGGCTTGTGTATCGTGCTGTACACGATTTTATCCGTCCACGCCGTTGCAATTGCCGAAATCAAAAAGCAGACATGCACCAGACACTGCCGCATCAGCTGCTTTTCCGACAGATTGGCGGAATTGATATAGTGGATTAACAAAAATCAGGACAAGGCGGCGAAGCCGCAGACAGTACAAATAGTACGGAACCGATTCACTTGGTGCTTCAGCACCTTAGAGAATCGTTCTCTTTGAGCTAAGGCGAGGCAACGCCGTACTGGTTTTGGTTAATCCACTATACATTTCCCTTCCTTGCAGCAACAAAAGAGCGTGATTCCAATCTGCCGCTGCAAAACCTTCAATTTTTCACACCCGAAAACGCTTGCCGCCATACAGATGTGATATATTGATTCCATTTTAACGGGCTTCGGAGAACGACATGAGCAGCGGAAATATCCACATCCACAGCATGACCGGCTTTGCCAACGCGGCGGCAGAGTGCGGCAGCAAACGCATCAACCTCGACATCCGCGCCGTCAACCACCGCTTTTTGGACATTCAAATCAGGATGCCGGATGATTTGCGCTATTTGGAAAGCGGTATCCGCGAGAAAATTTCATCCCATATCGCGCGCGGCAAAGTCGAATGCAAAATCCAAATTCAAGATACGGAAAACAGCAGACAGTCCTTGGAACTCAACTCGGATTTGGTGAACCAGCTTGCCGAAATCAACAAAAACCTCCGCAAGCATCACGATTTGGCAAAACTGGGCGTTGCCGACATCCTGCGTTTCCCCGGCGTATTGGCAAGCCAAAGGGAAAATACGGAGGAATTGGCAAAAAGCATTACCGAACTGACCGAAAAAGCGTTAAAAGACTTTACTGCCGCACGCCGGCGCGAAGGGAAAAAATTGGGCGAGCACCTGTTACAACGCCTCGAAAGCATGGAAGAAATCATAGATGCATTGAGCGAACTCTTTCCTACCCTGCTGGAAACACATAAAGAAAAAATCCGCGCCCGCCTCGTCGAAGCAGTCGGCGACATCAATAATGACAGGCTGCAACAGGAATTTGCCCTCTTTATTCAAAAATCCGACATCGACGAAGAATTCAGCCGCCTGCGCACGCATATCGACGAAGTACGCCGCATCGTTACCGAACACAAAGGCAGCAGCGGAAAACGCTTGGATTTCCTGATGCAGGAATTAAACCGCGAAGCCAACACTTTGGGCAGCAAATCCATTGCCGCCGAATGCACCCAAGCCTCGGTCGAACTGAAAGTCTTAATCGAGCAGATGCGGGAACAAGTGCAGAATATCGAATAATCGGTTTCCCCGATAACCAAATGCCGTCTGAAAGCCCTTTCAGACGGCATTTTTTCAGTTTGAAACCTTTGCGGTATAAAGGCTTAAGGCTTTCCTTTGACCGCCACCAATCTTGTTCCTGCAAGAAAATCATACAGAAACTGCCGATCGGGATTCAGCAGTGCGAACCCCCACGGTAAAATCAGCCAAATCAATGCCGCGCCGGCCGCGCCCTTGGGCGGAATGCCGAGGAAGTGGCGTAATCCGGCATAAGCAAGCATAGGAATGAAGACGATAAATATGCACGCCCAAATAAAGCGCAGGCGCAGCAGGTGCAAAGACGGCTGTATGCCGTTAAGGTCGCACAAGCCGATTTTCCATGTCCTCATCGCCAAGGTCTGCCCCTGACCGTGCCAGTTGGCGCGAAAATAAAGCCACCATGATCCCATTATCAGGATACTCGTTACCAATGCAGAAACCGCGATAGAAACGGGATTCAGAAAAATGGCGGCAATACCGGCAAACAATGCTGCCAAACAGGTTGCCGCACCGACCAGCAGCATTTCGTACAGCATGGCGGCAAAGCGGCGTTTGAGCGGGGCGGTTTTCAGTGTCATCATCTTTTCAATCAGAATATGCCGTCTGAAACGCCAACAGGCTTCAGACGGCATTCATACAGATATGCCTCGGACGGTTAACGGTGCGGACGTTTCTGACCGCGCGACTGTTTTGCCGCCATTTGATTGATTTCCTGACGTGTCGGGCGTTTTTTGAACATAGCGTGCGCCTCGTCCACCGAACATTTTTGCGACAGGCAGATCAGGGTAATCGCATCTTTTTGGTGTTGTCCGCCGCTGTGGTACATACGGCGCAGGTTTGCCTCGTTGATTCTGCCTTTTTCGGGATCGATGTCGAATTTTTTCAGACGTTCGATAAACTGGCGTTGCTGTCGGCGGGATGTCCAAACAAAGCCGCCCGCAGCGGCGGCGACGATGACGGCGGCAAGCAGGATGGCAAGCGGCCAGGAATCGACAATCAATACGATAATGAGGCTTAAAACGGCGGTGGTCAGTAAAATCAGGCCGCCCAAGCGCAGTTTGGTCTTATTGTCCATAGGGTTGATGTTCCTTTATTGAGGTGGTCGTGCCGTCTGAAATGTTTTCGGACGGATTGGTGAATACTTTTCAGGATTAACGGTATTTTACAGTATTTTCGGATTTTGGGGATTACCGCTTTATTCCGCCAGCGACACGACAAGCCGTTTGAATACCGTCCATGCGTCGCCCTCTTCCGCGCCTTTGATGATTCGGTCGATTTGGGCGCAGGTTTTGAGCGCGTCAAGCAGGCGGACGACGGAAATCCGCTTGACCGCAAGCGGTGCGAGCGTCTGCTTGTCGCCCCAAAGCCTGAGGCTGTTGCGGACGGATTGGATGCTCTGCCCCTGCTTCAGGGCGGCAGCAAGCCGGATCAGCGTCCGCACGTCTTCGGCAACCGCCCACAGCAACAGCACCGGTTCTTCGCCCTCTTCCCGCAATCCGTCCAAAAGCCTGCATACGCGCAGGACATCGCCCTTCATCCACGCGCCTGCCAGTTGGAACGCGTCGAAGCGGGCGACGTTGGCAACGGCGGTTTGCGCCTCATCGATATTGACGGTATGCCCTTTCGGATACAGCAGCCCGAGCTTGTCGATTTCCTGACGCGCCGCCAACAGATTGCCTTCCACGCGCTCAGCAAACAGTGCCAATGCGTCTGCCTCGATACCCAAACCGATTTTGTCCAGCCGTCCGCGTATCCATTGGGGCAAAGCCGCCGCGCCGACCGGTTTGGCTTCCCACACTTCCCCCTTTGCCGCCAATGCGGCAAACCATTTGGACTGGAGCTGGGTTTTCTCCAGTTTGGGCAGCAAAACCAGCGTTACCGTATCTTCCGGCAATCGGGCGGCAAAATCCTGCAACGCCTCGCCGCCGGTTTTGCCGGGTTTTCCGTTGGGGATATGCAGTTCCAACAGCTTCAAATCGGCAAACAGACCCGCACTGCCTGCGGTTTGCAACAGTTCGTTCCAATCGAAGGCATTGTCTGCCGTATAAACTTCCCGATTAAGGTAACCTTGTTTCTTCGCCGCCGCCCTCAATGCGTCCAATGCCTCGATACGCAACAGTTCTTCCTCGCCGTGGATGACGTACAGAGGTTTCAAAGGCGCGTCCGTATCAATGCGTCCGATATGTGCCGCCACGTCATTCCGCCTTCAGAAAGGTCAGGCGGCGGACAATCTGTTCGGCGGCATCCTGCCGCATTTCCGCCCACAATGCCGCTTCCTCTTCCTGTTTGCCCAAGATCTCGTTGTCGGCATAAGCAAGGACGCGGCGGACGGACACGGTCATCGGTTTGCCGACCGGCTCGCCGCGTTTCAATACCTGCGCTTCAACCGTCAATATCAAAAGATATTCGTTGATGACTGCCGCACGGGTAACGGTGTAGGTTTCCTTGTTTTGGGAAACGCTGTCTATACGCAGGGTCATCTGCGCGCCGGCAGCATCGTCCACCCTACCCGAAGCCTGATACAGCGCGGTTTCCAAAGGAAACTGCAATGCCTGTCCGCCTTCGATGTGCCAGCTCCGGTAGGTCAGCGGCGGAGAAATGCCGTCTGCACCTTTCAGGTGGAAACCGCACGCGCCCAGCATCAGCACTGCGGCAGTAAGAAACAGTTTGTTCATGGCTTGCCTTTCTCAAAAGCACAAAGTCGGTAGATTATATCAGCGGCGTGTTCAGACGGCATTGCCGTCCAGCCAAATCAAGCTCGCCATACGCCCTGTCGCTCCGTCGCGGCGGTAGGAAAAGAAAGTATCCCGTTCCAAAACCGTACAATGCGTGCCGCCATATACGCCGCCCACGCCTTCGCGCTTCAGAATCAGGCGGGCGAGCGCGTAAAGGTCGGCAAGGAATTTGCCGCTGCCTATGCCTTCAAATGCGGTGGCGGCTTCGGGCATGGGCGTGCAGAACGCATCAAACACATCCTGTCCGACTTCAAACGCATCCGCACTGATGGCGGGGCCGAGATACGCCATCATTTCGACGGGCGGAACCTTCATTGCGGCTATGGTGTTTTGCAGTACGCCGCCCGCCAAACCGCGCCAGCCCGCGTGTGCGGCGGCAACCGCCGTACCCGCCCTGTCGCAAAACAAAACAGGCAGACAGTCTGCGGTCATCACGGCACAGACGGCTTTACCCGTATCGTCCACGGAAGCGTCGGCATCGGGCGTGCCGTCCAATGCTTCGGCAGCATTGACGACGACGGTACTGTGGATTTGATTGAGGTAGGCAACGGGCAATCCGACCTGCTGTTGCACGATTTCGCGGTTGCGGCGCACGGCTTCGGGATTGTCGCCGACGTGCGTACCGAGGTTCAAACTCTGATACGCACCTTGGCTCACGCCGCCGTTGCGCGTGGTAATCAGGGTTTTCACATTGGCGGGCGCGGGCCAATCGGCGGTCAGGAAGTTTTTGCCTTTCGGGGCGAGATTTAGGGTTTCTGTGATGGTTTTCATTGGATATTGGAATAGGTGTGTGGCGGAAAGGGTTGATTAACTGCCTTCGGGGCAAATGAATGCTTGTTTTTTCGTCATTCCCACACAGGCGGGAATTCGGAGATTCGGGATTGTTTTCAAACGTTCGGGTTCGGATTCTTGCCGGTGCGGGAATGATGCCCTTATATATAGTGGATTAAATTTAAATCAGGACAAGGCGACGAAGCCGCAGACAGTACAAATAGTACGGCAAGGCGAGGCAACGCCGTACTGGTTTAAATTTAATCCACTATACTTTCTCCGAGCTTTATATGTTTCAACAGAGGACGGCACATCAAGCACCGCACTGCGTGTTGCCCGAACGAGACTGCCCTCCGATTAGATTCTATCGCTATAAACAGACGGGTTTCAACCGAAAAGGAATGGGAATGAAGTCCGTTTCCGACACCTCTCGGGCGATGCCGTCTGAAAACCAATCTCCACTTTCAGACGGCATTGTTTAGGCACGGTCATTTTGCAAATTAAGGTTAAGGCGTGTATGCTTGCCTTCCCTTAAAAACAAACACGCAACGCATTATTATGAATATCCTCAGTAAAATCAGCAGCTTTATCGGAAAAACATTTTCCCTCTGGGCCGCGCTCTTTGCCGCCGCCGCTTTTTTCGCGCCCGACACCTTCAAATGGGCGGGGCCTTATATTCCTTGGCTGTTGGGCATTATTATGTTCGGTATGGGTTTGACGCTCAAACCTTCCGACTTCGATATTTTGTTCAAACATCCCAAAGCCGTCATAATCGGCGTAATCGCACAATTCGCCATTATGCCGGCAACCGCCTGGCTGCTGTCCAAACTGTTGAACCTGCCTGCCGAAATCGCGGTCGGCGTGATTTTGGTCGGCTGCTGCCCGGGCGGTACGGCTTCCAATGTGATGACTTATCTGGCGCGTGGCAATGTGGCTTTGTCGGTTGCCGTTACGTCTGTTTCCACCCTGATTTCCCCATTGCTGACTCCCGCCATCTTCCTGATGCTTGCCGGCGAAATGCTGGAAATCCAAGCGGGCAGTATGTTGATGTCCATCGTCAAAATGGTTTTGCTCCCCATTGTTTTGGGTTTGATTGTCCATAAGGTTTTGGGCAGTAAAACCGAAAAGCTGACCGATGCGCTGCCGCTGGTTTCCGTTGCCGCCATCGTGCTGATTATCGGCGCGGTTGTTGGGGCAAGCAAAGGCAAGATTATGGAAAGCGGTCTGCTGATTTTTGCGGTTGTCGTACTCCACAACGGCATCGGCTACCTGCTCGGCTTCTTTGCCGCCAAATGGACCGGTCTGCCTTATGATGCACAAAAAACGCTGGCCATCGAAGTCGGTATGCAAAACTCGGGCCTGGCCGCCGCGCTTGCCGCCGCACACTTTGCCGTTGCGCCGGTCGTTGCCGTTCCGGGCGCATTGTTCAGCGTGTGGCACAATATCTCCGGCTCGCTGCTGGCAACTTATTGGGCGGCCAAAGCCGGTAAACATAAAAAACCCTAAACGCCTTTCATCATAATGCCGTCTGAACGGGGCAAACGAAACCGGCGGTTTCCGCCCGACCCCTTCAGACGGCCTTTGTTTGAAATCGGCGGGAACGATTGCCCGGCTGCTCCGGTTCGGCTGCCTGCGTTCGCCCCGCCTTTCAAGCCGCCTCACTCCCTTACATAAACCACTTCGACATCGTAGTCGTCTTCGTTCCAATCGTCATCGTCGTCCGCGCCGAATTTGTCCTGCCATTCCTCTTCATTGCTCAAAGACGAATCCAAACCGGCTTCAAGACGGAGGACAGACAATAAATGATATATGTCGTCCGGAATCGGTGCCTCAAACGAAACGGTTTCGCCGCTTTCCGGATGGGTAAAACTCAAGCGGTAGGCGTGCAACGCCTGACGCGCGCCCAGACTTTTAACGGCTTCTTTCACCGTGTCGCCGCACGGGTGGCGCGGGTTGCCGTAAACCGGGTCGCCGGCAAGCGGATGGTTGGCCTCACGCATATGGACGCGGATTTGGTGCGTCCTGCCTGTTTCGAGCGAGCATTCGATATAGCTGTGCGCCAGATAGCGTTCCAACACTTTGACGTGGGTAACGGCTGGTTTGCCGCCGAATTTGACGACTGCCATTTTCAGGCGGTTGTGCGGATCGCGTCCGATTTGGGTTTCGATTTTACCGTCAAAGGGAACGATGCCGTTGGCGACGGCGCGGTAAATGCGTTTGACCGTGCGTTCCTGAAGCTGCCGCACAAGGGAATTTTGCGCCGGCAGGGTTTTGGCAACCACCATCAGCCCGCTGGTTTCCTTGTCGAGGCGGTGGACGATGCCCGCGCGCGGAATTTGGGACAGCTCGGGGCAATGCGCCAACAGGCCGTTGAGCAGCGTCCCCGTCCAGTTGCCCGCCGCCGGATGCACCACCAGTCCGGCCGGTTTGTTGACGACGATGACGGTATCGTCTTCGTAAACAATATCCAAAGCCATAGGCTCTGGAACAAACGCCAGATTTTCCTCACTCGGACGGACGGTTACACGGATTTGCTCACCGCCTATCATTTTGTCTTTGGGTTGCGAAGGTTTATCGTTTACAATAACCGCGCCCTCTTTAATCCATAATGTCAGGCGGCTGCGCGAATAGTCGGGCAGAAGTTTCGCCAACACCGCATCCAACCGCCCGCCGGCAAGCTCGAGCGGAACGGTCAGACCGATACGGTTTTCAGTTTCGGAAGCTGACGCAAAGTCTGAATCGTCGCTATAATCGGATTCATTATCAAAGGAAGTATTCTGCATGAAAAAAATTCTTTTAACGGTTTCATTAGGTTTGGCACTGAGTGCCTGTGCCACTCAAGGTACGGTCGATAAAGATGCCCAGATTACCCAAGATTGGAGTGTGGAGAAGCTCTATGCCGAAGCCCAGGACGAGCTGAACAGCAGCAATTATACGCGGGCTGTCAAGTTATACGAAATCTTGGAATCGCGCTTCCCCACCAGCCGCCATGCCCGGCAGTCGCAACTGGATACCGCATACGCCTATTATAAAGACGATGAAAAAGACAAAGCTCTGGCGGCAATCGAACGCTTCCGCCGCCTTCACCCGCAACACCCGAATATGGATTACGCGCTGTATCTGCGCGGCTTGGTGCTGTTCAACGAAGACCAGTCCTTCCTGAACAAACTGGCCTCGCAAGACTGGTCCGACCGCGACCCGAAAGCCAACCGCGAAGCGTACCAGGCGTTTGCGGAACTCGTCCAACGCTTCCCCAACAGCAAATACGCCGCCGATGCGACCGCACGCATGGTCAAACTGGTCGATGCACTGGGCGGCAATGAAATGTCGGTGGCGCGCTACTACATGAAACGCGGCGCATATATCGCCGCCGCCAACCGCGCCCAAAAAATTATCGGCAGCTACCAAAATACACGCTATGTCGAAGAATCGCTCGCCATCTTGGAACTTGCCTACCAAAAACTCGGCAAACCACAGCTTGCCGCCGATACGCGCCGCGTGTTGGAAACCAACTTCCCGAAAAGCCCGTTTTTGACGCACGCTTGGCAGCCCGACGATATGCCTTGGTGGCGTTACTGGCATTAAGCCCATCCTCGAAATGCCGTCTGAAGCCCTTTCAGACGGCATTTTATGTTTCAAACCTCATTCAAACGGTTTTTTCTGCCAATAGAATTTATACCCTCTCAAACGTTGAGCCTTCACGCCGCCGCGCCCCAAGCCGAATTGCAGCGCGCCCGACAAATCGGTACGCAGCAGTTTGATGCCGTGTGCGCGGACACGGTTCTGCACCGCTTCGGTCGGATGTTTGTAGGCGTTGGCATAACCGCTTGACGCTACCGCATATTCCGGTGCGACCGTATGCAAAAACAACCCTGATGATGAAGTATTGCTGCCGTGATGCCCCAATACCAACACCTGGCTGTACAGGTTTGAGCCGTATTTTTTAACCAACTCCGCCTCGCCTTTCGTATCCAAATCGCCCGTTACCAGCAGTGCCGCACCACCAGCCACAACACGCAAAACACAACTTTTCCCATTATCATCGATGTTTTTGCGTTCAGACGGCATCAAAAACTCGAAATCCACGCCGTCCCATTGCCAACGCTGTTCCGCACAATGCCGCGCCCCCTCATAAAATTCCGGCTGCCCGGCATAAATCCCGCCGTTCGGTATCTTGCCGACTGCCTGAAAACCGCCGTCGTGGTCGCTGTCGTGATGCGACAGAACCAGCTTGTCCAAACGGCGGACACCCGCCGCATTCAAACTCGGCACAATCCCCATCTGCGCCGCCGCTGCCGTTCCGGTGTCAAACAAAAGATGATGATTTGCCGTCTGAACCGACACCGACAAACCCTGCCCCGCATCCCAAACCGTAACCGCAGCCTCATTTTCCGGCACGCTGGGCGGACGGTAAAACACAAACCCTGCCAACAGCAACACCGCCCACGGACGCAAACCCAAGCCGCGCGGCAGCAACAACAGCAAAGCGGCACACACCGCCAACACCAGCAGCGGCAAAGGTGCGGCGGCAACGGCAAACTCCGGCGACACACCGGCAAGCCATACCAAAAACCTCAAAGTATATTCTGCCAAGAATGCTGCCGCCTGCTGAAGCGGCGCAAACGGCACGACCGAACCCAGCAACGCCAGCGGCGTCAATACCCAAGAAAACCACGGAAT from Neisseria meningitidis harbors:
- the lnt gene encoding apolipoprotein N-acyltransferase, with protein sequence MVSKLDKYWQHPALYWPLLILFAAATPFTFAPYYHFWLMPLIFGAFVRLIELRPRFAVSSAYLFGLTAYTTQFYWIHTALHDVSGLPDLYAVPLTFLLPAYLALYPALCFWLWKKFTLPRGIKIGLVLPILWTLTEFARERFLTGFGWGAIGYSQITPDSPLAGFAPFGGIHMVTLATAFLGVWLVLASDNTARSGKRLLPIILIAALLAAGYTARQTDFTRPDGSRSTVALLQGNIDQTLKWREDQVIPTIQKYYEQVGKTTADIVILPETAIPVMRQNLPENILAKFAEQAQNNGSALAVGISQYTSDGNGYENAVINLTGYQENNQDGIPYYAKNHLVPFGEYKPLPFLTTPLYKMMNMPLSDFRKGGGKQSALLMKNQKIAFNICYEDGFGDELIAAAKDATLLANASNMAWYGKSNAMYQHLQQSQARAMELGRYMVRATNTGATAIISPKGNIIAQAQPDTETVLEGHIKGYVGETPYMKTGSSWWLMGILTLAALILFIFRNKEH
- the rpoH gene encoding RNA polymerase sigma factor RpoH, which codes for MNNAFALPAIQSGNGSLEQYIHTVNSIPMLSQEEETRLAERRIKGDLNAAKQLILSHLRVVVSIARGYDGYGLNQADLIQEGNIGLMKAVKRYEPGRGARLFSFAVHWIKAEIHEFILRNWRLVRVATTKPQRKLFFNLRSMRKNLNALSPKEAQDIADDLGVKLSEVLEMEQRMTGHDIAIMADNSDDEDSFAPIDWLADHDSEPSRQLSKQAHYALQTEGLQNALAQLDDRSRRIVESRWLQDDGGLTLHQLAAEYGVSAERIRQIEAKAMQKLRGFLTEEAEAV
- a CDS encoding YicC/YloC family endoribonuclease, translated to MSSGNIHIHSMTGFANAAAECGSKRINLDIRAVNHRFLDIQIRMPDDLRYLESGIREKISSHIARGKVECKIQIQDTENSRQSLELNSDLVNQLAEINKNLRKHHDLAKLGVADILRFPGVLASQRENTEELAKSITELTEKALKDFTAARRREGKKLGEHLLQRLESMEEIIDALSELFPTLLETHKEKIRARLVEAVGDINNDRLQQEFALFIQKSDIDEEFSRLRTHIDEVRRIVTEHKGSSGKRLDFLMQELNREANTLGSKSIAAECTQASVELKVLIEQMREQVQNIE
- a CDS encoding RDD family protein, with product MMTLKTAPLKRRFAAMLYEMLLVGAATCLAALFAGIAAIFLNPVSIAVSALVTSILIMGSWWLYFRANWHGQGQTLAMRTWKIGLCDLNGIQPSLHLLRLRFIWACIFIVFIPMLAYAGLRHFLGIPPKGAAGAALIWLILPWGFALLNPDRQFLYDFLAGTRLVAVKGKP
- the holA gene encoding DNA polymerase III subunit delta; protein product: MAAHIGRIDTDAPLKPLYVIHGEEELLRIEALDALRAAAKKQGYLNREVYTADNAFDWNELLQTAGSAGLFADLKLLELHIPNGKPGKTGGEALQDFAARLPEDTVTLVLLPKLEKTQLQSKWFAALAAKGEVWEAKPVGAAALPQWIRGRLDKIGLGIEADALALFAERVEGNLLAARQEIDKLGLLYPKGHTVNIDEAQTAVANVARFDAFQLAGAWMKGDVLRVCRLLDGLREEGEEPVLLLWAVAEDVRTLIRLAAALKQGQSIQSVRNSLRLWGDKQTLAPLAVKRISVVRLLDALKTCAQIDRIIKGAEEGDAWTVFKRLVVSLAE
- the lptE gene encoding LPS assembly lipoprotein LptE, which codes for MNKLFLTAAVLMLGACGFHLKGADGISPPLTYRSWHIEGGQALQFPLETALYQASGRVDDAAGAQMTLRIDSVSQNKETYTVTRAAVINEYLLILTVEAQVLKRGEPVGKPMTVSVRRVLAYADNEILGKQEEEAALWAEMRQDAAEQIVRRLTFLKAE
- the pgeF gene encoding peptidoglycan editing factor PgeF: MKTITETLNLAPKGKNFLTADWPAPANVKTLITTRNGGVSQGAYQSLNLGTHVGDNPEAVRRNREIVQQQVGLPVAYLNQIHSTVVVNAAEALDGTPDADASVDDTGKAVCAVMTADCLPVLFCDRAGTAVAAAHAGWRGLAGGVLQNTIAAMKVPPVEMMAYLGPAISADAFEVGQDVFDAFCTPMPEAATAFEGIGSGKFLADLYALARLILKREGVGGVYGGTHCTVLERDTFFSYRRDGATGRMASLIWLDGNAV
- a CDS encoding bile acid:sodium symporter family protein, with the translated sequence MNILSKISSFIGKTFSLWAALFAAAAFFAPDTFKWAGPYIPWLLGIIMFGMGLTLKPSDFDILFKHPKAVIIGVIAQFAIMPATAWLLSKLLNLPAEIAVGVILVGCCPGGTASNVMTYLARGNVALSVAVTSVSTLISPLLTPAIFLMLAGEMLEIQAGSMLMSIVKMVLLPIVLGLIVHKVLGSKTEKLTDALPLVSVAAIVLIIGAVVGASKGKIMESGLLIFAVVVLHNGIGYLLGFFAAKWTGLPYDAQKTLAIEVGMQNSGLAAALAAAHFAVAPVVAVPGALFSVWHNISGSLLATYWAAKAGKHKKP
- the rluD gene encoding 23S rRNA pseudouridine(1911/1915/1917) synthase RluD yields the protein MQNTSFDNESDYSDDSDFASASETENRIGLTVPLELAGGRLDAVLAKLLPDYSRSRLTLWIKEGAVIVNDKPSQPKDKMIGGEQIRVTVRPSEENLAFVPEPMALDIVYEDDTVIVVNKPAGLVVHPAAGNWTGTLLNGLLAHCPELSQIPRAGIVHRLDKETSGLMVVAKTLPAQNSLVRQLQERTVKRIYRAVANGIVPFDGKIETQIGRDPHNRLKMAVVKFGGKPAVTHVKVLERYLAHSYIECSLETGRTHQIRVHMREANHPLAGDPVYGNPRHPCGDTVKEAVKSLGARQALHAYRLSFTHPESGETVSFEAPIPDDIYHLLSVLRLEAGLDSSLSNEEEWQDKFGADDDDDWNEDDYDVEVVYVRE